One Cellulosimicrobium protaetiae genomic region harbors:
- a CDS encoding endonuclease V: MLAADPTFRDVLDERTVWVPTVEPYVPGRFFERELPPLLAVLTQVPALDLLIIDGYVTLDPDGTPGLGAHVVRSSTVPTVVGVAKTPFRSATHAAEVLRGTSARPLHVTAAGIDLGSAARLVTDLPGGGRIPDPLRRVDRIARSVPDSPLRLAERVGRGDPATSR, translated from the coding sequence GTGCTCGCGGCAGACCCGACCTTCCGGGACGTCCTGGACGAGCGGACGGTCTGGGTCCCGACCGTCGAGCCCTACGTGCCCGGACGGTTCTTCGAGCGCGAGCTCCCGCCGCTGCTCGCGGTGCTCACGCAGGTACCCGCTCTCGACCTGCTGATCATCGACGGCTACGTGACGCTCGACCCGGACGGGACACCGGGTCTGGGCGCGCACGTGGTGCGGTCGAGCACCGTTCCGACGGTCGTCGGTGTCGCCAAGACGCCGTTCCGGTCCGCGACGCACGCCGCCGAGGTCCTGCGGGGTACGAGTGCCCGTCCTCTGCACGTCACGGCGGCAGGGATCGACCTGGGCTCCGCGGCACGACTGGTCACGGACCTCCCCGGCGGCGGGCGCATCCCAGACCCGCTGCGGCGCGTCGACCGGATCGCGCGCTCCGTCCCCGATAGCCCGCTGCGTCTCGCCGAGCGTGTCGGCCGTGGAGATCCGGCGACGTCGCGCTGA
- a CDS encoding zinc-binding dehydrogenase produces MKATVIYGAGDVRVETRPDPTIVEPTDAIVRTVRACVCGSDLHPYRSMAHTEQGVPIGHELLGVVEETGSAVTTVRPGDLVIAPFAWSDNTCPVCRDGFQTACPHGGFYGNPGDVGGQQAELARIPLADGSLVAVPDVDETSPLLPSLLTLSDVYLTGYHAAHMARVSARTTVTVIGDGAVGLSAVLAARQMGAERIILMGRHTSRTDLGREWGATDVVAERGAEGIQRVLDVTDGLGSHVVLEAVGHMPAYEQSYGVVRAGGVISRVGVPQYEDAPVGFGSLFGRNITLTGGPAPVRAYLEDAIPQVLRGEIDPGRVFDKTVAIDDIAEGYAAMDRRESLKTIVAF; encoded by the coding sequence TTGAAGGCCACCGTCATCTACGGCGCGGGCGACGTCCGCGTCGAGACCCGTCCCGACCCGACCATCGTCGAGCCGACCGACGCGATCGTGCGCACGGTGCGCGCGTGCGTCTGCGGCTCCGACCTGCACCCGTACCGCTCCATGGCGCACACCGAACAGGGCGTCCCGATCGGCCACGAGCTGCTGGGCGTCGTGGAGGAGACCGGGTCGGCCGTCACGACCGTCCGCCCGGGCGACCTCGTCATCGCGCCGTTCGCGTGGTCGGACAACACGTGCCCCGTGTGCCGCGACGGTTTCCAGACCGCGTGCCCGCACGGCGGCTTCTACGGCAACCCCGGCGACGTGGGCGGTCAGCAGGCCGAGCTCGCGCGCATCCCGCTCGCCGACGGCAGTCTCGTCGCCGTGCCGGACGTCGACGAGACGAGCCCGCTCCTGCCGTCGCTGCTCACCCTCTCGGACGTCTACCTCACCGGCTACCACGCCGCGCACATGGCGCGCGTGTCCGCGCGGACGACCGTCACCGTGATCGGCGACGGCGCGGTCGGGCTGTCCGCCGTGCTCGCCGCACGGCAGATGGGCGCCGAGCGCATCATCCTCATGGGCCGCCACACGTCGCGGACCGACCTGGGGCGCGAGTGGGGCGCGACCGACGTCGTCGCCGAGCGGGGCGCCGAGGGGATCCAGCGGGTCCTCGACGTCACGGACGGCCTGGGCAGCCACGTCGTGCTGGAGGCCGTCGGGCACATGCCCGCCTACGAGCAGTCCTACGGCGTCGTCCGCGCGGGCGGCGTCATCAGCCGCGTCGGCGTGCCGCAGTACGAGGACGCGCCGGTCGGCTTCGGCTCGCTGTTCGGCCGCAACATCACCCTCACCGGCGGGCCCGCGCCCGTCCGCGCGTACCTCGAGGACGCGATCCCGCAGGTGCTCCGCGGCGAGATCGACCCCGGCCGGGTGTTCGACAAGACCGTCGCGATCGACGACATCGCCGAGGGCTACGCCGCGATGGACCGCCGCGAGTCGCTCAAGACGATCGTCGCGTTCTGA
- a CDS encoding alkaline phosphatase family protein, with protein sequence MSEARTDAAPVTPALPAGLLAPDLGLGGLAAVLPGAAGALGVRFTTATGVGSEAARAALDLPHAERVCVVLVDGLGHVNLAERAGHAPFLRSLLPDARALTSTFPSTTAAAIGAFGTGTAPGRTGMLGYTQRNPATGGLANMVSWEGAPPPAELQRETPVLERVAAAGAAVTSTGPARFAGSGMTVAALRGASYAAAEGLGARVDAAVRALSRPGLVYLYWGEVDKAGHHHGSTSWQWGDELEALDRELARLARSVPKGTLVLVTADHGMVDVDPALRRDVATDPALARGVVLVGGEPRAVHVYTEPGETAAVAARWRDVLGDDALVLERTEVLDRGLLGPDPRPEAVAAAGDVIVALRGRATVVDSRTQTPASLALVGVHGSLTEREMRVPLLVAAT encoded by the coding sequence GTGAGCGAGGCACGCACGGACGCGGCCCCCGTCACCCCGGCGCTCCCGGCGGGCCTCCTCGCACCCGACCTCGGGCTCGGCGGCCTCGCCGCCGTGCTCCCCGGGGCCGCGGGCGCGCTGGGCGTCCGGTTCACGACCGCCACGGGTGTCGGGAGCGAGGCGGCGCGCGCCGCCCTCGACCTGCCGCACGCCGAGCGCGTCTGCGTCGTCCTCGTCGACGGGCTGGGGCACGTCAACCTCGCCGAACGGGCCGGGCACGCGCCGTTCCTGCGCTCGCTCCTGCCCGACGCGCGGGCGCTCACCTCGACCTTCCCGAGCACCACGGCCGCCGCGATCGGCGCGTTCGGCACCGGCACCGCCCCCGGACGCACCGGCATGCTCGGGTACACGCAGCGCAACCCGGCGACGGGCGGCCTCGCGAACATGGTGTCGTGGGAGGGTGCGCCGCCGCCCGCCGAGCTCCAGCGAGAGACCCCGGTGCTCGAGCGGGTCGCCGCCGCGGGTGCCGCGGTGACCTCGACGGGACCGGCGCGGTTCGCCGGGTCCGGGATGACGGTCGCCGCCCTGCGGGGCGCGTCGTACGCCGCCGCCGAGGGCCTCGGCGCGCGCGTCGACGCCGCCGTCCGCGCGCTGTCCCGGCCGGGTCTCGTCTACCTGTACTGGGGCGAGGTCGACAAGGCCGGGCACCACCACGGCAGCACGTCCTGGCAGTGGGGCGACGAGCTCGAGGCGCTCGACCGCGAGCTCGCCCGGCTCGCCCGGTCCGTCCCGAAGGGCACGCTCGTGCTCGTCACGGCGGACCACGGCATGGTCGACGTCGACCCTGCGCTGCGCCGCGACGTCGCCACCGACCCGGCGCTCGCACGCGGCGTCGTGCTCGTCGGCGGCGAGCCGCGCGCGGTGCACGTCTACACGGAGCCGGGCGAGACGGCCGCCGTCGCCGCGCGCTGGCGAGACGTCCTGGGCGACGACGCCCTCGTGCTGGAGCGCACCGAGGTGCTCGACCGCGGCCTGCTCGGGCCCGACCCGCGGCCGGAGGCGGTCGCCGCCGCGGGCGACGTGATCGTCGCGCTGCGCGGCCGGGCCACCGTCGTCGACTCGCGCACCCAGACGCCCGCGTCGCTCGCGCTCGTCGGCGTGCACGGCTCGCTCACCGAGCGCGAGATGCGCGTCCCGCTGCTCGTCGCCGCCACCTGA
- a CDS encoding DUF5998 family protein has product MPSATSNAWTDLTTQLHRAGYYPELVADVLDLAVAGEEIVSHLVLPETTFDASEVRRHLTVLVLTPTRLVTAHVDDHPADSENPSASAAATTEAVPLSEVRSVSLTHVVAEPHEHRAGTAPLEVTLALGWGAVSRVDLEPAGCADPSCDADHGLTGQITPDDVVVRVSAEAEGRDAVRAAVDFARTLSRATARHSAR; this is encoded by the coding sequence GTGCCCTCAGCAACCTCGAACGCCTGGACCGACCTGACGACCCAGCTCCACCGCGCCGGCTACTACCCGGAGCTCGTCGCGGACGTCCTCGACCTCGCGGTCGCGGGGGAGGAGATCGTCTCGCACCTCGTGCTCCCGGAGACGACGTTCGACGCGTCCGAGGTGCGCCGGCACCTCACCGTGCTCGTCCTCACGCCCACGCGGCTCGTCACGGCGCACGTCGACGACCACCCCGCCGACAGCGAGAACCCGTCGGCGTCCGCCGCCGCCACGACCGAGGCGGTGCCGCTGAGCGAGGTCCGCTCCGTCTCCCTCACGCACGTCGTCGCCGAGCCGCACGAGCACCGCGCGGGCACGGCGCCGCTCGAGGTGACGCTCGCCCTCGGCTGGGGCGCGGTCTCGCGCGTCGACCTCGAGCCCGCGGGGTGCGCGGACCCGAGCTGCGACGCCGACCACGGGCTCACGGGCCAGATCACGCCGGACGACGTCGTCGTGCGGGTGAGCGCCGAGGCTGAGGGCCGCGACGCCGTCCGGGCCGCGGTCGACTTCGCGCGCACCCTGTCGCGCGCCACCGCGAGGCACAGCGCCCGGTGA
- a CDS encoding DNA gyrase/topoisomerase IV subunit A: MARKSSTPSLDPAEVNEKIVDVDVQAEMETSFLEYAYSVIYSRALPDARDGLKPVQRRILYMMADMGLRPDRAHVKSARVVGEVMGKLHPHGDAAIYDALVRLSQDFSLRLPLVDGHGNFGTLDDGPAASRYTEARLAPPSLAMTAGLDEDVVDFVPNYDNKLQQPEVLPAAIPNLLVNGASGIAVGMATNMAPHNLVEVVAAARHLVKHPDADLDALMRFVPGPDLPTGGKIVGLAGVRDAYRTGRGTFRTRATARVENLTPRRKGIVITELPYLVGPEKVIEKIAEGVKTKKIQGITAATDLTDREHGLRIVVEVKTGFNPEAVLEQLYKFTPLEDSFGMNNVALVDGQPRTLGLREMLTVWVDHRIDVVRRRSAYRLRKRSERLHLVDGLLVAIVDIDEVIQVIRSSDDTATARGRLQTVFDLSEPQAEYILELQLRRLTKFSRIELEKEQETLRREIEALQEILGSDAKLRSVVSAEMADVAKTYGTPRRTILLESAGAAPTTTAAVPLEVADTPCWALFSATGLLARTSDETEPARGGPRAAHDVLRAVVRTTARGEVGLVTSRGRMVRVSVLDLPALPPTDGAPSLSGGVPLSEVVALEPGEEAVTIASLDAGAPPLALGTAQGVVKRVTPGDVPNNRDDWEVIGLKDGDTVVGAAPATDADEVVFVSSDASLLHFDASAVRPQGRAAGGMAGIRLADGHRVAFFGVVPADVRDLGVVVTVAGSSGALAGTQTGAGKVTPYELYPGKGRGTGGVRAQRFLKGEDALILAWVGQGPARATGSGGQAVDLPEVDQRRDGSGTPLASPITAVG, translated from the coding sequence ATGGCGCGCAAGTCCTCGACCCCCTCGCTCGACCCGGCCGAGGTGAACGAGAAGATCGTCGACGTCGACGTCCAGGCGGAGATGGAGACGTCGTTCCTCGAGTACGCCTACTCCGTCATCTACTCCCGCGCCCTGCCCGACGCGCGCGACGGCCTCAAGCCCGTGCAGCGCCGCATCCTCTACATGATGGCCGACATGGGCCTGCGCCCGGACCGCGCGCACGTGAAGTCGGCGCGCGTCGTCGGCGAGGTCATGGGCAAGCTGCACCCGCACGGCGACGCGGCGATCTACGACGCGCTCGTGCGCCTGTCGCAGGACTTCTCGCTGCGGCTCCCGCTCGTCGACGGCCACGGCAACTTCGGCACGCTCGACGACGGCCCGGCCGCCTCGCGGTACACCGAGGCGCGCCTGGCGCCCCCGTCGCTCGCGATGACGGCCGGGCTCGACGAGGACGTCGTCGACTTCGTGCCGAACTACGACAACAAGCTCCAGCAGCCGGAGGTGCTGCCGGCGGCGATCCCCAACCTGCTCGTCAACGGGGCGTCGGGCATCGCGGTCGGCATGGCGACCAACATGGCGCCGCACAACCTCGTCGAGGTCGTCGCCGCGGCACGCCACCTCGTCAAGCACCCGGACGCCGACCTCGACGCGCTCATGCGCTTCGTCCCCGGCCCCGACCTGCCGACGGGCGGCAAGATCGTCGGGCTCGCCGGCGTGCGCGACGCCTACCGCACCGGGCGCGGCACGTTCCGCACGCGCGCGACCGCCCGCGTCGAGAACCTCACGCCCCGCCGCAAGGGCATCGTCATCACGGAGCTGCCCTACCTCGTCGGGCCGGAGAAGGTGATCGAGAAGATCGCCGAGGGCGTCAAGACGAAGAAGATCCAGGGCATCACCGCCGCGACCGACCTCACGGACCGCGAGCACGGGCTGCGGATCGTCGTCGAGGTGAAGACGGGCTTCAACCCCGAGGCCGTGCTGGAGCAGCTCTACAAGTTCACGCCGCTCGAGGACTCGTTCGGCATGAACAACGTGGCGCTCGTCGACGGGCAGCCGCGCACGCTCGGCCTGCGCGAGATGCTCACGGTGTGGGTGGACCACCGCATCGACGTGGTCCGTCGCCGCTCCGCCTACCGGCTGCGCAAGCGGTCCGAGCGGCTGCACCTCGTGGACGGCCTGCTCGTCGCCATCGTCGACATCGACGAGGTGATCCAGGTGATCCGGTCGTCGGACGACACCGCGACCGCCCGCGGTCGCCTGCAGACGGTGTTCGACCTGTCCGAGCCGCAGGCGGAGTACATCCTCGAGCTGCAGCTGCGCCGCCTCACCAAGTTCTCCCGCATCGAGCTCGAGAAGGAGCAGGAGACCCTGCGCCGCGAGATCGAGGCGCTGCAGGAGATCCTCGGCAGCGACGCGAAGCTGCGGTCGGTGGTGTCGGCCGAGATGGCCGACGTCGCCAAGACGTACGGGACGCCGCGCCGCACGATCCTCCTGGAGTCGGCAGGCGCCGCACCGACCACGACCGCGGCGGTGCCGCTCGAGGTCGCGGACACGCCCTGCTGGGCGCTGTTCTCCGCGACGGGGCTGCTCGCGCGGACGAGCGACGAGACCGAGCCCGCACGCGGTGGGCCGCGCGCGGCCCACGACGTGCTGCGTGCCGTCGTGCGCACGACGGCGCGGGGCGAGGTCGGCCTCGTCACGAGCCGGGGGCGCATGGTCCGCGTGTCCGTGCTCGACCTGCCCGCGCTGCCGCCGACCGACGGCGCGCCGAGCCTGTCCGGCGGCGTACCGCTCAGCGAGGTCGTCGCGCTCGAGCCCGGCGAGGAGGCCGTGACGATCGCGTCGCTCGACGCCGGCGCTCCCCCGCTCGCGCTCGGCACCGCGCAGGGCGTCGTCAAGCGCGTCACCCCGGGCGACGTGCCGAACAACCGCGACGACTGGGAGGTCATCGGCCTCAAGGACGGCGACACGGTCGTCGGCGCGGCGCCCGCGACCGACGCGGACGAGGTCGTGTTCGTCAGCTCCGACGCGTCGCTGCTGCACTTCGACGCGTCGGCGGTGCGACCCCAGGGTCGCGCGGCCGGCGGCATGGCCGGGATCCGGCTCGCGGACGGCCACCGCGTCGCGTTCTTCGGCGTCGTGCCGGCCGACGTGCGCGACCTCGGGGTCGTCGTCACCGTCGCCGGGTCGTCGGGCGCCCTCGCGGGCACCCAGACCGGGGCCGGCAAGGTCACGCCGTACGAGCTCTACCCCGGCAAGGGCCGCGGCACCGGCGGCGTCCGGGCGCAGCGGTTCCTCAAGGGCGAGGACGCGCTCATCCTCGCGTGGGTCGGGCAGGGCCCTGCCCGTGCCACGGGCTCCGGTGGCCAGGCCGTCGACCTGCCCGAGGTCGACCAGCGCCGCGACGGGTCGGGCACGCCGCTCGCCTCGCCCATCACGGCGGTGGGCTGA
- a CDS encoding GNAT family N-acetyltransferase, translating into MSDGGTAGQGLDRYPVEWEADVVLRDGTTTHVRPIRPEDADALQRFHVGQSERSTYLRFFAPMERLSERDLERFTRVDHVDRVALVAVRPRDGAEPHEAVAGTTEGGGEDIIGVARFDRTGTSEAEVAFNIADSAQGRGLGSVLLEHVAAAARERGVRRFTAEVLPQNGKMLAVFREAGYDVRQQMDDGFVQVSVDLDPTERSRAVMADREHRAEARSMQGLLGATSVVLVGPGVPPGDGPDLDGAPLDRVLAHRALAALVRSPDVTVHVVEAGADVPDGGAAPRTHATLADVPGPVDLAVVALPPPDAIDAVRQLARLEVRGVVVLSAGFAETGPEGLALQRELLRVAHTAGLRVVGPASYGLLRTGEARERPALAATLAEDLPLPGVVGLFSQSAPMAVTLLATTARRGLGVSSYLSAGHRADVSGNDLMQYWQDDAATQVVCLYLESIGNPRKFSRIARRLASVKPVVVVTAGRSGQVVPPGHAVRSTRAPRRTLEEMLRQSGVIRAENTHHMIDIAQLLALQPLPGGRRVGILASSASLAALVAEASSSAGLVVARSDFLPEDASAHELAATVDALYAPDACDVVVVVQVPVVGPRRADVSRAVALAAARTGRTTVASMLGLHGLTDELSAPAPGPLDGGASDALVRVPAYSTPEDAVAALGAVVRYARWREADHGTPVRPAGLDAVRARALVEGALAGRDAVDLDPATTAELLGCYGVRVWPARRVRTADEAVEAAREVGWPVALKSTAAGLRHRADLGGVRLDIADETELRTDVAQMREALAAVLPGAADEPFEVQAMADAGVACVVRSTEDQLFGPVVSFGLAGDAVDLLGDVAYGVPPLTDVDVAAMVRSVRAAPRLFGYMGTQVVATAALEDVLARVSVLADDLPEVRNLELYPVVVSEHEAAVLSARVTLADAQRADALRRALPG; encoded by the coding sequence GTGAGCGACGGCGGCACAGCCGGGCAGGGCCTGGACCGGTACCCGGTGGAGTGGGAGGCGGACGTCGTCCTGCGCGACGGGACGACGACCCACGTGCGCCCCATCCGCCCCGAGGACGCCGACGCGCTGCAGCGCTTCCACGTCGGGCAGTCCGAGCGCTCGACCTACCTGCGGTTCTTCGCCCCCATGGAACGGCTCTCGGAGCGCGACCTCGAACGGTTCACGCGCGTGGACCACGTCGACCGCGTCGCGCTCGTCGCGGTCCGCCCGCGCGACGGCGCGGAGCCGCACGAGGCGGTGGCGGGGACGACGGAGGGCGGCGGCGAGGACATCATCGGCGTCGCGCGCTTCGACCGCACGGGCACGAGCGAGGCCGAGGTCGCCTTCAACATCGCCGACTCGGCGCAGGGCCGGGGGCTGGGCTCCGTGCTGCTCGAGCACGTCGCCGCGGCGGCGCGCGAGCGCGGCGTACGGCGGTTCACCGCCGAGGTGCTGCCGCAGAACGGCAAGATGCTCGCCGTCTTCCGCGAGGCCGGGTACGACGTCCGCCAGCAGATGGACGACGGGTTCGTCCAGGTGAGCGTCGACCTCGACCCCACGGAACGGTCGCGAGCCGTCATGGCCGACCGCGAGCACCGCGCGGAGGCGCGGAGCATGCAGGGTCTGCTCGGCGCCACGAGCGTCGTGCTCGTGGGACCCGGCGTGCCGCCGGGCGACGGGCCGGACCTTGACGGCGCCCCCCTCGATCGCGTCCTCGCGCACCGCGCCCTGGCCGCGCTCGTGCGCAGCCCCGACGTGACCGTCCACGTGGTGGAAGCCGGCGCGGACGTGCCCGACGGCGGGGCGGCACCCCGCACGCACGCGACCCTCGCCGACGTCCCCGGCCCCGTGGACCTCGCGGTCGTCGCGCTGCCGCCCCCGGACGCGATCGACGCGGTCCGCCAGCTCGCGCGCCTCGAGGTGCGCGGCGTCGTCGTGCTCTCCGCGGGGTTCGCCGAGACCGGACCGGAGGGGCTCGCGCTCCAGCGCGAGCTCCTGCGCGTCGCGCACACGGCGGGACTGCGCGTCGTCGGTCCCGCGAGCTACGGCCTGCTGCGCACGGGCGAGGCCCGCGAGCGACCCGCGCTCGCGGCGACGCTCGCCGAAGACCTGCCGCTGCCCGGCGTCGTGGGCCTGTTCAGCCAGTCGGCCCCCATGGCGGTGACGCTGCTCGCCACGACGGCGCGGCGCGGGCTGGGCGTGTCGTCGTACCTGTCCGCGGGGCACCGGGCCGACGTGTCCGGCAACGACCTCATGCAGTACTGGCAGGACGACGCCGCGACGCAAGTGGTCTGCCTGTACCTCGAGTCGATCGGCAACCCGCGCAAGTTCTCGCGCATCGCGCGCCGCCTCGCGTCGGTCAAGCCCGTCGTGGTCGTCACCGCCGGGCGCTCGGGCCAGGTCGTGCCGCCGGGCCACGCCGTCCGCTCGACGCGCGCGCCCCGCCGGACGCTCGAGGAGATGCTGCGCCAGTCGGGCGTGATCCGGGCCGAGAACACGCACCACATGATCGACATCGCCCAGCTCCTCGCCCTCCAGCCGCTCCCGGGCGGGCGCCGCGTCGGCATCCTCGCCAGCTCGGCGTCGCTCGCCGCGCTCGTCGCGGAGGCGTCGTCGTCGGCGGGCCTCGTCGTGGCGCGGTCGGACTTCCTTCCCGAGGACGCGTCCGCGCACGAGCTCGCCGCCACGGTCGACGCGCTCTACGCGCCCGACGCGTGCGACGTCGTCGTGGTGGTCCAGGTACCCGTGGTCGGCCCCCGGCGCGCGGACGTGTCCCGCGCCGTGGCGCTCGCGGCCGCGCGGACGGGCCGCACGACCGTCGCGAGCATGCTGGGGCTCCACGGCCTCACCGACGAGCTCTCGGCACCGGCCCCGGGCCCGCTCGACGGCGGAGCGTCCGACGCCCTGGTGCGGGTCCCCGCCTACTCGACGCCCGAGGACGCCGTCGCCGCGCTCGGCGCCGTGGTCCGGTACGCCCGCTGGCGCGAGGCCGACCACGGGACGCCCGTGCGCCCCGCCGGCCTCGACGCCGTGCGCGCCCGCGCGCTCGTCGAGGGTGCCCTGGCGGGCCGGGACGCCGTCGACCTCGACCCGGCGACGACGGCCGAGCTGCTCGGGTGCTACGGCGTGCGGGTGTGGCCCGCGCGGCGGGTCCGCACCGCCGACGAGGCCGTCGAGGCCGCGCGCGAGGTCGGGTGGCCCGTGGCGCTCAAGAGCACGGCGGCCGGGCTGCGGCACCGCGCCGACCTCGGCGGGGTGCGCCTCGACATCGCGGACGAGACCGAGCTGCGGACGGACGTCGCGCAGATGCGCGAGGCGCTCGCCGCGGTGCTCCCGGGTGCCGCCGACGAGCCGTTCGAGGTGCAGGCGATGGCGGACGCGGGCGTCGCGTGCGTCGTCCGCTCGACCGAGGACCAGCTCTTCGGCCCCGTCGTGTCGTTCGGCCTCGCGGGCGACGCGGTCGACCTCCTCGGCGACGTCGCGTACGGCGTGCCGCCCCTGACGGACGTCGACGTCGCCGCCATGGTGCGCTCCGTGCGCGCCGCGCCGCGGCTGTTCGGCTACATGGGCACGCAGGTCGTCGCGACCGCCGCGCTCGAGGACGTGCTGGCGCGCGTGTCCGTGCTCGCCGACGACCTGCCCGAGGTGCGCAACCTCGAGCTGTACCCCGTCGTCGTCTCCGAGCACGAGGCCGCCGTGCTCAGCGCGCGCGTCACGCTGGCCGACGCCCAGCGCGCCGACGCCCTGCGCCGCGCGCTGCCCGGCTGA
- a CDS encoding cupin domain-containing protein has protein sequence MSTERQPTTPTVKGPAAWFTGDVWFNAYYAGTEPSRSRLNLVRFAPGAHTAWHRHAVGQTLHVTEGFGYVQSRGEEVVELRPGDTVYTPPGEWHWHGARGDSFLCHLALWEAPAPGADEPETTWGDLLTPEAYPG, from the coding sequence ATGAGCACCGAGAGGCAGCCGACGACGCCGACCGTGAAGGGACCCGCCGCCTGGTTCACCGGCGACGTCTGGTTCAACGCCTACTACGCGGGCACGGAGCCGTCCCGGTCGCGCCTGAACCTCGTGCGCTTCGCCCCCGGGGCGCACACCGCGTGGCACCGGCACGCCGTCGGGCAGACCCTGCACGTCACCGAGGGGTTCGGCTACGTGCAGTCGCGGGGCGAGGAGGTCGTCGAGCTCCGGCCGGGCGACACCGTCTACACGCCTCCGGGCGAGTGGCACTGGCACGGCGCGAGGGGCGACAGCTTCCTGTGCCACCTCGCGCTGTGGGAGGCGCCCGCACCGGGCGCCGACGAGCCGGAGACGACGTGGGGCGACCTCCTCACGCCCGAGGCGTACCCGGGCTGA
- a CDS encoding DapH/DapD/GlmU-related protein produces MDLDDLLAELDAGRTILGGSPLHTVMHRTSQEALRIAGELNGAYRSPERVRELLAELTGRPVHESVNLFPPFTADFGKNLTLGRDVFINSGCRFQDQGGIVVGDGCLIGHNAVLTTLNHDLDPARRADLHPARVVLGRNVWLGANVTVLPGVTIGDDAVVGAGSVVTRDVPARTVVVGTPARVVRSLDA; encoded by the coding sequence ATGGACCTGGACGACCTGCTGGCCGAGCTCGACGCCGGTCGGACGATCCTCGGCGGATCGCCGCTGCACACCGTCATGCACCGCACGAGCCAGGAGGCGCTGCGCATCGCCGGCGAGCTCAACGGCGCCTACCGCTCGCCCGAGCGCGTCCGCGAGCTGCTCGCAGAGCTGACGGGCAGGCCCGTGCACGAGTCCGTGAACCTCTTCCCGCCCTTCACGGCCGACTTCGGCAAGAACCTCACCCTCGGCCGGGACGTCTTCATCAACTCCGGCTGCCGGTTCCAGGACCAGGGCGGCATCGTCGTCGGGGACGGCTGCCTCATCGGTCACAACGCCGTCCTCACGACGCTCAACCACGACCTCGACCCCGCCCGACGCGCCGACCTGCACCCCGCGCGCGTCGTCCTCGGCCGCAACGTGTGGCTCGGCGCGAACGTGACCGTCCTCCCCGGTGTGACGATCGGGGACGACGCCGTGGTCGGGGCCGGCTCCGTCGTCACCCGGGACGTCCCCGCACGCACCGTCGTCGTCGGCACGCCCGCGCGCGTCGTCCGCTCGCTCGACGCCTGA
- a CDS encoding helix-turn-helix transcriptional regulator, producing the protein MDNRSEVREFLMSRRARVTPEQAGIETFGGRRRVEGLRRDEVARLAGVSVDYYTRLERGNLRGVSDVVLESVARALLLDAAEREHLLDLARTANPVGARPQRGHGDTPVRPELQYLLDAITTAPAFIQNNRMDLVAANALGYAMYAPMVAGSAGPANFSRHIFLDPASHDFYPDWDRAAWTNVTILRREAGRSPHDRRLQALVGELSTRSERFRELWASHDVRRHYAGQKTFRHPVVGDLELHYQTLELHGDPGLGMTVYTATPGSPTEESLRLLASWAATEAAAAAPSRTD; encoded by the coding sequence ATGGACAACCGTTCCGAGGTGCGCGAGTTCCTCATGAGCCGCCGAGCCCGGGTGACGCCCGAGCAGGCCGGCATCGAGACGTTCGGCGGCCGCCGACGGGTCGAGGGCCTGCGGCGCGACGAGGTCGCCCGGCTCGCGGGCGTGAGCGTGGACTACTACACGCGGCTCGAGCGCGGGAACCTGCGGGGCGTGTCCGACGTCGTGCTCGAGTCCGTCGCGCGCGCCCTGCTGCTCGACGCCGCCGAGCGCGAGCACCTGCTCGACCTCGCGCGCACCGCGAACCCCGTCGGCGCCCGCCCGCAGCGCGGCCACGGCGACACGCCGGTGCGCCCCGAGCTGCAGTACCTGCTCGACGCGATCACCACGGCGCCCGCGTTCATCCAGAACAACCGCATGGACCTCGTCGCCGCGAACGCGCTCGGGTACGCGATGTACGCGCCGATGGTCGCGGGCTCCGCGGGCCCGGCCAACTTCTCGCGGCACATCTTCCTCGACCCCGCGTCGCACGACTTCTACCCCGACTGGGACCGCGCGGCCTGGACGAACGTCACGATCCTGCGTCGCGAGGCCGGCCGCAGCCCGCACGACCGGCGCCTCCAGGCGCTCGTAGGCGAGCTGTCGACGCGCAGCGAGCGGTTCCGCGAGCTGTGGGCGTCCCACGACGTGCGGCGGCACTACGCCGGGCAGAAGACGTTCCGCCACCCCGTCGTCGGGGACCTCGAGCTGCACTACCAGACGCTCGAGCTCCACGGCGACCCCGGGCTCGGCATGACCGTGTACACCGCGACGCCGGGCTCCCCGACCGAGGAGTCGCTGCGCCTGCTCGCGTCGTGGGCGGCCACCGAGGCCGCGGCCGCCGCGCCGTCCCGCACCGACTGA